From a region of the Mercurialis annua linkage group LG1-X, ddMerAnnu1.2, whole genome shotgun sequence genome:
- the LOC126664350 gene encoding uncharacterized protein LOC126664350 — protein sequence MCILCVIQKWARKVATMLPWLVIPLIGFWALSQLFPPAFRFEITQPRLACLFVLLVTLFWYEILMPQLSAWRVRRNARLREKKRFEAIELQKLRKTATRRCRNCLTPYRDQNPGGGKFMCSYCGHISKRPVLDLPVPPGLSNSGIIKEIVGKGGKILNGKVWSDNGWMCNQDWLENGNWVAGPITGKPNYWQKNGNGIFGSDENCLTENSYSGAAIFVCKLLTSFILSIRWIWRKIFRISSSKEDDSSDGERGMLTKRGENGGSFHETKSEKARRKAEEKRQARLEKEILEEEERKQREDVARLVEERRKLRDEKMEAEKDRSKTSPPPREKDCKKEAEKKRHERRKEKDKGSSKSNSDAEELEKKANKESERKRDFDKKSDTDRKSGTECTKGQTSDSGHGIKHLSSGNYIHGNAGSRYLDRMRGTFLSSRAFTGSGLFGKTANSHANFTKDNKFNSSVEHSYTSAHRRDICPPERPIVKPSVNGDDKNANHPVLSESQPRPAPKKSWQQLFTRTSYVPSSNTSVISRPNPKPQAEAQSPQLNGQSSSLQSFDNPISFGLPSPFTLPAYPTVSCSSSLGFSPPIEPIFPRGDDRSHEFIPEETELFEDPCYDPDPISLLGPVSESLKNFQLDMGTGFASDFGRPHALKKLSASPEVSKPSPIESPISRLRVADDKYIGSHWFQTTPKTQDLHNLPMDDVQANEKGTWQMWNSSPLGQDGLGLVGGPGSWLLPPERARTVKDEMLLPASQKTMASLFSKDDQVLSATHSPQKVFLGNGQNGGAFSPVTSSSDNDPWLQHALFPPLSGSECHFPVKAQGESTQNEMIYGSPTGDANSHSFEMSSANCWANKDWSLQGSGEGIGKSSFTRPNIGGLYPTSDVQPPFW from the exons ATGTGTATATTGTGTGTGATCCAGAAGTGGGCTCGCAAGGTTGCTACTATGCTGCCTTGGTTAGTTATTCCTCTCATTGGATTTTGGGCTCTCTCTCAGCTTTTCCCACCTGCTTTTCGTTTTGAGATTACCCAGCCGAGACTTGCTTGTCTTTTCGTTCTTTTGGTTACTCTCTTCTGGTATGAGATTTTGATGCCTCAGTTGTCAGCTTGGCGGGTGCGGAGAAATGCTAGATTAAGGGAAAAGAAAAGGTTTGAAGCTATTGAATTGCAGAAGCTAAGAAAGACTGCTACAAGAAGGTGTAGAAATTGTTTGACTCCTTATAGGGATCAGAATCCTGGTGGTGGTAAATTTATGTGTTCTTATTGTGGTCATATATCTAAGAGGCCGGTTTTGGACTTGCCTGTTCCTCCTGGTTTGTCTAATTCTGGGATTATTAAGGAAATTGTTGGTAAAGGTGGTAAGATATTGAATGGTAAGGTGTGGTCTGATAATGGATGGATGTGTAATCAGGATTGGTTAGAAAATGGGAATTGGGTTGCTGGGCCTATCACAGGGAAGCCTAACTATTGGCAGAAGAATGGCAATGGGATTTTTGGAAGTGATGAGAATTGTTTGACTGAGAATTCTTATTCGGGTGCTGCAATTTTTGTTTGCAAATTGTTGACTTCTTTTATTTTGAGTATAAGGTGGATATGGAGAAAGATTTTTAGGATTAGTTCATCGAAGGAAGATGATTCTTCTGATGGAGAAAGAGGAATGCTGACTAAGAGGGGTGAGAATGGGGGCAGTTTTCATGAGACTAAAAGCgagaaagcacgtcggaaagctgAAGAGAAAAGACAAGCTAGGTTAGAGAAGGAAATTTTGGAGGAGGAGGAAAGAAAGCAAAGGGAGGATGTTGCAAGATTGGTAGAGGAACGTAGGAAGCTGAGGGATGAGAAAATGGAGGCTGAAAAAGACCGAAGCAAAACTTCTCCGCCTCCACGGGAGAAGGATTGTAAGAAGGAAGCAGAAAAGAAGCGTCATGaaagaagaaaggaaaaagacaagGGGTCTAGTAAGAGCAACTCTGATGCTGAAGAATTGGAAAAGAAAGCTAACAAAGAAAGTGAGCGAAAGCGGGACTTTGATAAGAAGAGCGACACTGACCGTAAATCCGGAACAGAATGTACAAAGGGACAGACCTCTGATTCAGGACATGGTATAAAGCATCTATCTTCAGGCAATTATATCCATGGGAATGCTGGATCTAGGTACTTGGATCGAATGAGGGGTACATTTTTGTCTTCTAGAGCTTTTACTGGAAGTGGGTTATTTGGAAAGACGGCTAATTCTCATGCTAATTTTACAAAAGATAATAAGTTCAACAGTTCTGTAGAACATTCCTATACTTCTGCCCATAGGAGAGATATCTGTCCACCTGAGCGCCCAATTGTAAAACCAAGTGTGAATGGAGATGACAAGAATGCCAACCATCCT GTACTCTCAGAATCACAACCGAGGCCAGCACCTAAAAAGTCATGGCAACAATTATTTACGCGTACATCTTATGTGCCTTCCTCAAATACAAGTGTTATTAGTAGGCCAAATCCAAAGCCCCAAGCAGAAGCTCAGAGCCCACAGTTAAACGGGCAATCCTCATCATTACAGTCATTTGATAACCCTATCAGTTTTGGGCTGCCTTCGCCGTTTACTCTCCCTGCTTATCCAACGGTATCCTGTAGCAGTAGTTTAGGCTTCTCACCTCCCATTGAACCTATTTTTCCTCGTGGTGATGATAGGTCCCATGAATTTATACCCGAGGAGACAGAGCTGTTTGAAGATCCATGCTATGATCCTGATCCAATATCATTGCTTGGACCTGTTTCAGAGTCACTTAAAAATTTTCAGCTGGACATGGGGACTGGTTTTGCATCAGACTTTGGAAGACCTCATGCTTTGAAAAAATTATCTGCATCTCCTGAAGTGAGCAAGCCATCTCCAATTGAGTCTCCAATTTCACGACTGCGAGTTGCTGATGATAAGTATATTGGGTCTCATTGGTTCCAAACTACTCCTAAGACTCAAGACTTGCACAACTTGCCTATGGATGATGTGCAGGCAAATGAGAAGGGAACATGGCAAATGTGGAACAGTTCTCCTCTTGGCCAGGATGGTTTAGGTTTAGTAGGTGGTCCAGGAAGCTGGCTTTTGCCTCCAGAAAGGGCGAGAACAGTTAAGGATGAAATGTTGCTACCTGCTTCACAGAAAACTATGGCATCACTTTTTTCAAAAGATGATCAAGTGCTTTCTGCTACTCATTCTCCACAGAAGGTTTTTCTTGGCAATGGCCAGAATGGTGGGGCATTTAGTCCAGTTACTAGTTCAAGTGATAATGATCCATGGTTACAGCATGCTCTTTTTCCACCATTGTCGGGCAGTGAGTGCCATTTCCCTGTGAAAGCTCAGGGAGAGAGTACTCAGAATGAAATGATTTATGGGAGTCCCACTGGAGATGCAAACAGCCATTCATTCGAGATGTCTTCTGCAAATTGTTGGGCCAA CAAGGACTGGAGTTTGCAAGGTTCAGGAGAAGGTATTGGGAAATCATCTTTCACAAGGCCTAATATTGGAGGTTTATACCCAACCTCAGATGTACAGCCGCCGTTTTGGTGA
- the LOC126655352 gene encoding CBL-interacting protein kinase 2-like, which yields MENKGHVLMQKYEMGKLLGQGTFGRVHHARDLRTGMNVAIKIIDKEKVFKVGMIEQIKREISVMRLIRHPNVVELYEVMATKTKIYFAMEYIKGGELFNKVAKGKLKEDVARKYFQQLISAVDYCHSRGVCHRDLKPENLLLDENGNLKVSDFGLSALAESKRQDGLLHTTCGTPAYVAPEVINRKGYDGAKADIWSCGVILYVLLAGFLPFHDTNLMEMYRKIGKAEFKFPNWFAPEVRKLLSKILDPNPNTRISMPKIMENSWFRKGLEPRSRITKTDPVELASVDCDAIFNPNVSGCSVSESRQELTKPCNLNAFDIISYSSGFDLSGLFEEKEKKKEVRFTANQTAASIVSKLEDIAKRLRLKIKKIDGGILKLEGSREGRKGFLGIEAEIFEITPCFHLVEMKKSNGDTLEYQKVLTQEMRPALQDIVWSWQGETQQQQPQRVEPHDVQPAHVCALPVIPPQVTA from the coding sequence ATGGAGAACAAAGGGCATGTGTTGATGCAGAAGTATGAGATGGGAAAATTGTTAGGACAAGGAACTTTTGGTAGGGTGCATCATGCGAGGGATCTTCGAACTGGCATGAATGTAGCCATTAAGATAATTGACAAAGAGAAAGTATTTAAGGTTGGGATGATTGAGCAGATTAAGCGAGAAATTTCTGTTATGAGACTGATTAGGCATCCAAATGTTGTGGAGCTATATGAGGTAATGGCGACGAAAACCAAGATCTACTTTGCTATGGAATACATTAAAGGCGGTGAGCTATTTAACAAGGTCGCCAAGGGGAAGCTAAAGGAGGATGTTGCGAGAAAATACTTCCAACAGCTTATCAGTGCAGTTGATTACTGCCATAGTAGAGGAGTATGTCATCGTGATTTGAAACCAGAAAACTTATTGTTGGATGAGAACGGAAATCTAAAGGTTTCGGATTTTGGTTTGAGTGCACTTGCTGAATCCAAGCGACAAGATGGGTTACTTCACACAACATGTGGCACCCCTGCATATGTTGCTCCGGAAGTAATTAACAGAAAAGGGTATGATGGAGCGAAAGCTGATATTTGGTCGTGTGGAGTGATTTTGTATGTGCTGTTGGCTGGCTTTCTCCCGTTCCATGACACAAATCTGATGGAGATGTATCGGAAAATTGGGAAGGCGGAGTTTAAATTCCCGAATTGGTTTGCACCTGAAGTACGGAAGCTTTTATCGAAGATCCTGGATCCGAATCCTAATACAAGGATTTCCATGCCGAAAATAATGGAAAATTCTTGGTTTCGTAAAGGGCTAGAACCTCGATCAAGAATCACCAAGACAGATCCAGTAGAACTGGCTTCTGTGGACTGTGATGCTATATTCAATCCAAATGTAAGTGGCTGCTCTGTGTCGGAATCCAGGCAAGAATTGACAAAGCCTTGTAACTTGAATGCTTTTGATATCATCTCGTATTCATCAGGCTTCGACTTGTCGGGCTTGTTCGAGGAAAAGGAGAAAAAGAAGGAAGTTCGGTTTACTGCAAACCAGACTGCAGCAAGCATTGTTTCGAAACTCGAAGATATTGCTAAGCGACTGCGGTTGAAAATTAAGAAAATCGACGGAGGCATATTGAAATTGGAAGGTTCAAGGGAAGGCAGGAAAGGATTTCTAGGCATCGAAGCCGAAATTTTCGAGATCACTCCTTGTTTCCACTTGGTGGAAATGAAAAAGTCCAATGGAGATACTTTGGAGTATCAGAAAGTACTGACACAAGAGATGAGACCTGCACTTCAGGACATTGTTTGGTCTTGGCAGGGAGAAACTCAACAGCAACAGCCGCAACGAGTAGAGCCACATGATGTCCAGCCTGCTCATGTGTGTGCATTGCCGGTTATCCCACCTCAGGTTACAGCCTAA